AGTACTTTACATGTGGGGTATGATGTAGGTGTTTGGTGTCTCTGTGCATGAGGCTACAGTGAGTTCTCATTACATTTGACATCATTTACATCAGGgatgcccacagttttcagcttgcgagctacttataagatgaccaagtcagaaagatctaccggggtggcggcgaaggtaatttgttgagcggggggggggggggggggggggggggtggcaaacgtaatttgttgagtggattgcagattggctaccgtgaatgtcaatcaaaatacaaccatcagtgcagatgtgcgattcatctactactattttatgtgacgcgatctacgcacattccttcgcgatcgaccgacacttccttcgcgatcgaccggtcgatcgcgatcgacgtaatgagcacccctgattTACATCATAAGGGCAGAACTCACTACCTGCAGGTGAATTAAACTTGTACTGAATAGACAAAGAGTTGGTCAGGGCCAGTTCTATGGTGGCCATGAAGACCTGTAACGTTCTGAGAGagacgagacacacacagatccaaatACAGAGAGCGGGTTTAATTTCATTTTAAGTAGACAGCCGCCACAGGCAAAGCAGCACTTGAACAAATCAGGTGTAGCCAAAGCACGACACTGTCTACAGAATCAGCTGCAGTGATAGAGCAGCCAGATCAGTCCAGAGTGGAGCTAGGAGAGCAGAGACCATGAGAAGACCAGGGACTGGGCAGGGTGTGAGATCTAAGGAGGAGACAGAGGTCCAACACAAAAGAACCATCTGACCAGTGAAGTGTTTAGTAGAGCGAATACGTAGGTAATACTTCACAATGAGGAAGTGACACCACTGTAGTGTTATAGgactggtgtgggtgtggtagtggatgaaggtgttggtgttggtattCTGGAGGTTGGGAACGTGTGTTGTAGAATGTAGCGTCTCTGGGTGGAGCTGTATCTATGGAAGGGGTGAGGTTCCTGACAAGACCCAtcacactgtaaacacacaaagcatATTCATCACAATGAGACCACGTGTACTACATATCTGAAACATGGTTCCAGTTCAGTAAGTGCATGTAACTTCAGAATCACGTTGTAGCAGCACATCTTGCCTGATTACTGAAGGGGATCACGTTGTagcagcacatcttacctgattactgaaggggatcacgttgtagcagcacatcttacctgattactgaaggggatcacgttgtagcagcacatcttacctgatTAATGAAGGGGATCACGTTGTagcagcacatcttacctgattactgaaggggatcacgttgtagcagcacatcttacctgatcACTGAAGGGGATCACGTTGTAGCAGCACATCTTGCCTGATTACTGAAGGGGATCACGTTGTagcagcacatcttacctgattactgaaggggatcacgttgtagcagcacatcttacctgattactgaaggggatcacgttgtagcagcacatcttacctgatTACTGAAGGGGATCACGTTGTAGCAGCACATCTTGCCTGATTACTGAAGGGGATCACGTTGTagcagcacatcttacctgatcACAGAAGGGGATCACGTTGTagcagcacatcttacctgCATGATTACTGAGGAGTTTTACAGCATTTCCATTTAAATAGTCGCCTCCCCTGAAGAGAGCAGACCAACAGTCCCGTCTAAGACTGGGTCCCTGGGAGAAcaagggagacagaggagacacCAACACAGGGACAGAGTGTTGGACAAAGGGACAAAGTGGAgtaagagaggagtgagagatgtcagagaggagtgagggaggagtcagTACAATACCAGTTCAGAACTGATGCAACTTACCAGAGGGGACAAGATTAGGATGCTTTCTACTTATAATAATGTGTTTAGAGCAGTATGTTTGTCATGTCaaaaagtacattttaaatgttggtacaaaattctggattttaAATGTTGCTATACACACATGTGCTGTGGGGATTGATAGTGAAGGTCTTCtacatgtgtgtttctgcaggctGTACACTGGATCATCACAGTGAAAGAGGAATTGTTGGATATGCAGGAGAGTCAGTACTGCTGCCCTGTtcctgcaccaacacacacaccagacctgaGAGATTCATCTGggagaaacacaacacacacacaaacacatgggaTGTGATCTCCAGTGAGAGTGAACAGTACAGAAACAGAGTTCAGCTGGGTACTGCTCACTCTCCAGGAAATCTCTCTCTACTCATATCACACCTCACTGAAGAGGATGAGGGACAATACAGGTGTAATATTAAAGAGAATGAATACAGATACATCACTCTTTATGTTTCAGGTAAAATATTATTAACACATTTCCAATACAATTAAAATCTCAGAAGGAcatttaaccttttaaatcacCAGCATGAgcttttgtttttaaaacataaaaataataTGGAATATAAATAGCCTACATGTAGCACACAATTTATTAGAAACAACTATGacacattacaaaaaaaaaaccaaacaggaaatgtaaaaacaaagaaacaacacTTTACATTACCCTCTGATAATCACCGCACACAGTCTGTCATCAGTCTAATGTCCAGTAAAATACAAACACAACTGACACCTCTAATAAGTGTAAGTGTAGTAACAGACTGTCACCAGACCCCCTCCAtcagctgtaaaaaaaaaacagttcaacACACATAACTGACAGACATTAAAGTGTCCTCACTGGACACTTTCAGTCCCTCTAATAAGTGAAGGTGTAGGTGTAATTACAGACTGTGTCAACCAGgtgtcacacacagtttgtgTGTCATCCAGCACCAGAACATCACTGctcagtttctgaccacagatGGCTGGTACATGTGGATGCTGAAGCGTTCTCCACACGTCAGTCCCACTACAGTGCTGGTGTCTTGGTAGTGGGTGTTGTGCTGGTATGAGTGGTTCAGGTCCAGCAGTGGTGCTGGATTCAGTACTActgggaggtggagagtggtCTGTCAGTGAAAGATCCAGCCAGCAGTGGTTCAGTGGTCAGACACTGACCATGACTGGAGTTGGAGGATGGATCACACTAACTGTACTGCACCAGATGGGCTACAGACCCTGACTCTACAAATACAAGATTATTCTGATTCATTCATATGTTAATACATGTGACATGGAGTATAAACTGTttacaaaaacaaaaggatgctAAAATGAGCAAATTTGGTTTCTCTTCACATGTTGGTTCTCAAATGAATTTCACTGCTTGTCCAGGTTACATAACAGTAGTGTAacatgtgagtgtttgtgctctctctagtctgtaaGGATGTTGTGAATCATCTCACAGTGGTGAGTGGATACGTGGGAGGGTTTGTCCTGCTGCCCTGTTACTGCACTCAACTGCTGACCAACCCAAAGACGCTCAGATGGAGTTTTACTGATGAATCTAACATCATCTACCCAACTGACCAGACAAACCGCTACACTGGTAGAATTCAGCTGGTTACTGCTCCAGGAAATTTCTCTCTATTCATACGTGGCCTGACTAAAGAGGACTGGGGAGAGTACAGGTGTATGATCAGCAGTGATCGTGTTATACAGGTCAAGCTCAAAGTAACAGGTAAACCAACCTCTTGTATATGTAAAGTGTGTATGAAATGTAGTCAACATTTAGTAACTGGTTTGTGTCATTAACTACTGGACTACTGAAAAATTTGATTGCCTATACAGCCATCTAGACAACTAGATGTGTAACAGACATCATGCATGACAACAGACTATAGTTTCTAACTGCACAC
The window above is part of the Brachyhypopomus gauderio isolate BG-103 chromosome 9, BGAUD_0.2, whole genome shotgun sequence genome. Proteins encoded here:
- the LOC143522693 gene encoding V-set and immunoglobulin domain-containing protein 1-like; protein product: MQVCVYLLLVLHAADGCTLDHHSERGIVGYAGESVLLPCSCTNTHTRPERFIWEKHNTHTNTWDVISSESEQYRNRVQLGTAHSPGNLSLLISHLTEEDEGQYRCNIKENEYRYITLYVSVCKDVVNHLTVVSGYVGGFVLLPCYCTQLLTNPKTLRWSFTDESNIIYPTDQTNRYTGRIQLVTAPGNFSLFIRGLTKEDWGEYRCMISSDRVIQVKLKVTEGRNPTSVDTDNSCPTVSGKPTTTVTSLSPTTSQHGYNSSSPSTTTKGKICVTSVGQDVNVSRFGLSKQGNIPQTQLMGLSGRGHS